The Luteolibacter arcticus genome has a window encoding:
- a CDS encoding DUF1501 domain-containing protein, translated as MSKPHPCSDHHGEAPTVWNLPIPRDLKEEWKAAVTRRHFLHLAGSTLGGLGLAHLLAKDSASASSVSAALGSLGAPHTKGSAKRVIWLFMAGGPPHQDMWDYKPRLAEFDGQDIPKEVLGADFKPSGMTAGNSRFTVKTSPFKFQQHGQSGRFVSEALPWTAKCVDDIALIHSMYSDAINHEPAIMLMNTAAMFPGRPALGAWISYGLGSLNANLPSFVVLNSTQLPGLSGQPVTPRLWSSSFLPTEHAGVALRAGADPVLYLRDPEGMDRALRRNLLDGVAEHNERTFKALGDSETHARIAQYEMAFNMQMSVPELTDFSDEPESTWELYGPDAKKPGTFTYNCLMARRMAERGVRFTQLYQRGWDFHGGLHGGMNALCGATDRACYALITDLKRRGLLDDTLVIWGGEFGRTTYSQGDGRDHHAKCFTNWMAGGGVKGGVSHGQTDDFAFNVLNPGDKVHPRDFIATACHALGIESDRLTKRVLGVDLKPTGVEHGKRIESIMA; from the coding sequence ATGTCTAAGCCCCACCCTTGCTCCGACCACCACGGCGAAGCTCCCACCGTTTGGAACTTGCCCATCCCGCGCGACCTCAAGGAAGAGTGGAAAGCGGCGGTCACCCGCCGCCACTTCCTGCACCTTGCCGGCTCGACCTTGGGGGGCTTGGGTTTAGCCCACTTGCTGGCCAAGGACAGCGCGTCGGCCTCCTCGGTCAGCGCTGCCCTGGGCTCGCTCGGCGCCCCTCACACCAAGGGCAGCGCCAAGCGCGTAATCTGGCTGTTCATGGCCGGCGGTCCGCCGCACCAGGACATGTGGGATTACAAGCCGCGCTTGGCAGAGTTCGACGGCCAGGACATCCCGAAGGAAGTACTAGGCGCTGACTTCAAGCCCAGCGGCATGACAGCCGGCAATTCTCGCTTCACCGTCAAGACCAGCCCCTTCAAATTCCAGCAGCACGGCCAGAGCGGTCGCTTCGTCAGCGAGGCCCTGCCTTGGACCGCCAAGTGCGTGGACGACATCGCCCTGATCCATTCGATGTACTCGGACGCGATCAACCACGAGCCGGCCATCATGCTGATGAACACGGCCGCCATGTTTCCCGGCCGCCCGGCGCTTGGCGCATGGATTTCTTACGGCCTTGGCAGCTTGAACGCCAACCTCCCCTCATTCGTCGTGCTCAACTCCACCCAGCTTCCCGGGCTCTCGGGCCAGCCGGTGACCCCGCGCCTATGGTCGAGTTCCTTCTTGCCTACCGAACACGCGGGCGTCGCACTGCGCGCCGGTGCCGACCCGGTACTCTACCTGCGCGACCCAGAAGGCATGGACCGTGCCTTGCGGCGTAACCTGCTCGACGGCGTGGCCGAGCACAACGAGCGCACCTTCAAGGCTCTTGGCGATTCCGAGACTCACGCTCGGATCGCCCAGTACGAGATGGCCTTCAACATGCAAATGAGCGTACCGGAACTCACGGATTTTTCCGACGAGCCGGAAAGCACTTGGGAACTCTACGGCCCGGACGCCAAGAAGCCCGGCACCTTCACCTACAACTGCCTGATGGCCCGCCGCATGGCCGAGCGCGGCGTGCGCTTCACCCAGCTCTACCAGCGCGGCTGGGATTTCCACGGCGGACTGCACGGCGGCATGAACGCGCTGTGCGGCGCTACCGACCGAGCCTGCTACGCCCTGATCACCGACCTGAAGCGCCGCGGCTTGCTCGACGACACCCTTGTCATTTGGGGCGGCGAGTTCGGCCGCACCACCTACTCGCAGGGAGATGGCCGCGACCACCACGCCAAGTGCTTCACCAACTGGATGGCCGGCGGCGGCGTCAAAGGCGGCGTTTCGCATGGCCAGACCGACGACTTCGCCTTCAATGTCCTGAATCCCGGGGACAAGGTGCATCCGCGCGACTTCATCGCCACCGCCTGCCACGCCTTGGGCATCGAGTCAGACCGCCTCACCAAGCGAGTCCTTGGCGTGGACCTGAAGCCCACCGGGGTCGAACACGGTAAACGGATCGAGAGCATCATGGCGTAA
- a CDS encoding DUF1553 domain-containing protein, translating into MLLTVGGLATAHAEGLPMQRHDTGRSGATDEPVQTTAAKLDYNRDVQPILSNYCYHCHGPDTATREPKAQPLRLDIREQALAYVGNNGARSIVAGKPDESELIRRVESHDPEVMMPQDKEKLLNPAQIKLLRDWIAQGAEFRDHWAFEKPVKAALPKVSDEAWCETPVDRFILAKLDEAGLKPNAEAYRTALIRRVTVDLSGLLPTPGEVAAFTADPADTGTAYAKVVDRLLASPAYGENRARYWLDYARYGDTHGIHVDAYRAIWPYRDYVIKSFNEDKPFDRFATEQLAGDLMPGGGLDALVATGFVRAGLASGEGGTIPQELWVNVKRERTEAFTTVFMGMTGGCAVCHDHKYDPMTAKDFYSLTAYFGNVAEKPYHNDNDDWPPFLVLPPEADRAAFDAAQLRKSTAQGELDALYAASDVGVVAWLAGPDGPKDIDPKDLSARFRLNRDDGTGKDHPQDKVIRDQVSGKEYPFEGAPPLWDEYPLLTGSFRLDNNTRFQAPDVGNFEKDQPFTVSTWVRWNEEPLGQGAANGGIVSRVDGATLKGGWELEGFGGRIRLYLFGDWHNADAIAVLSKPAIPRTEWAHVAATYDGSGKAAGVKIYLDGKPVEVEVGKDSLTGSLKTATPLNLGRRGGADATANPLRGLGLLDVRIYRRALADDEMIRLPWLAPLAEVHAAKPDYQRWTPFEKDAARDAYFAREGTAGGKVKVLKEAMAKAQAEMDALSAKTKVVHYQGANKPEESKKVSDSLTQMYEGTLGSGTLICREKPTPAFAHALSRGDYGSRSERVYAQTPSFLPQPPQGTPANRLGLAQWVTMKDNPLTARVTVNRAWNEIFGMPLVESTDDFGIVGERPSHPELLDWLAVDFQEGEGKDSAWKFKRLYRQLVMSMAYRQSAVVTPLPAEKDPRNRLWAHGPRHRVDSEVLRDIALQSAGLLNTEKRGGPSFLGYQPDGVWTNSYPSDTHVYYRHKGPMLYRRSLYQFVKRTAVHPELDIFDATDRLTSCARRNRTNTPLAALALMNDVTFLEAARVLGIHAMQSSPEPKARLDFMAQRVLSRPLAAEEVAAYLARFNKVKAHLTEENAKKLLAQGDAPTPAELPPVEVASWMSIASILLNTDEFLNK; encoded by the coding sequence GTGCTTCTGACTGTCGGGGGATTGGCAACGGCCCATGCCGAGGGCTTGCCGATGCAGCGGCATGATACAGGCCGTTCTGGCGCGACGGATGAACCCGTCCAGACAACCGCCGCGAAGTTGGACTACAACCGCGACGTCCAGCCCATCCTCTCCAACTACTGCTACCACTGCCACGGGCCGGACACCGCCACCCGCGAGCCCAAGGCCCAGCCCTTGCGCTTGGATATTCGCGAACAGGCACTGGCCTATGTTGGCAACAACGGCGCGCGCAGCATCGTCGCCGGCAAGCCGGACGAAAGCGAACTGATCCGCCGCGTCGAATCGCACGACCCCGAGGTGATGATGCCGCAGGATAAAGAGAAACTCCTGAACCCGGCTCAGATCAAACTCCTGCGCGACTGGATCGCCCAAGGTGCCGAATTCCGCGACCACTGGGCCTTCGAAAAGCCGGTCAAGGCTGCCCTTCCAAAGGTCTCCGACGAAGCCTGGTGCGAAACCCCGGTGGACCGCTTCATCCTGGCGAAGCTCGATGAGGCCGGGCTCAAGCCCAACGCCGAAGCCTACCGCACCGCCCTCATTCGCCGCGTGACGGTCGACTTGAGCGGTCTGCTGCCCACGCCCGGGGAGGTAGCGGCCTTTACCGCCGATCCCGCGGACACCGGCACGGCCTACGCCAAGGTCGTGGACCGCCTGCTGGCCTCGCCGGCTTACGGGGAAAACCGAGCCCGATATTGGCTCGACTACGCCCGATACGGCGACACCCACGGCATCCACGTGGACGCTTACCGTGCCATATGGCCCTACCGCGACTACGTCATCAAGAGCTTCAACGAAGACAAGCCCTTCGACCGTTTCGCCACCGAGCAGTTGGCCGGCGACCTGATGCCCGGCGGTGGCCTCGACGCTCTGGTCGCCACCGGCTTCGTGCGCGCGGGCTTGGCCTCGGGCGAAGGTGGCACCATCCCTCAAGAGCTGTGGGTCAACGTCAAACGCGAGCGCACCGAGGCCTTCACCACCGTCTTCATGGGCATGACCGGCGGCTGCGCCGTATGCCACGACCACAAGTACGACCCGATGACGGCGAAGGATTTTTATTCTCTAACAGCGTACTTCGGCAACGTGGCCGAGAAGCCCTACCACAATGACAACGACGATTGGCCGCCCTTTCTGGTGCTGCCACCGGAAGCCGATCGCGCGGCCTTCGACGCGGCACAGTTGCGGAAGTCCACGGCACAGGGCGAACTCGACGCGCTCTACGCCGCCTCCGACGTCGGTGTGGTCGCTTGGCTGGCCGGCCCGGATGGCCCCAAGGACATCGATCCCAAGGACCTCTCGGCCCGCTTTCGCCTGAACCGCGACGACGGCACCGGAAAGGACCATCCGCAGGACAAGGTCATCCGCGACCAGGTCTCGGGCAAGGAATACCCTTTCGAGGGCGCGCCGCCCTTGTGGGATGAATACCCTCTGCTCACCGGCTCCTTCCGCCTCGACAACAACACCCGCTTCCAAGCACCCGACGTCGGAAATTTCGAAAAGGACCAGCCCTTCACCGTCTCGACCTGGGTGCGTTGGAACGAGGAGCCGCTGGGGCAGGGTGCCGCAAACGGCGGCATCGTCTCGCGCGTCGACGGTGCCACGCTCAAGGGCGGCTGGGAACTCGAAGGGTTCGGCGGGCGGATCCGCCTTTACCTGTTCGGCGACTGGCACAATGCCGACGCCATTGCGGTGCTCTCCAAGCCCGCCATCCCGCGCACGGAGTGGGCACATGTTGCGGCGACGTACGACGGCTCGGGCAAGGCCGCCGGGGTCAAGATCTACCTTGACGGCAAGCCGGTGGAGGTGGAAGTCGGCAAGGACAGCTTGACCGGTTCACTCAAGACCGCGACCCCATTGAACTTGGGCCGCCGCGGCGGTGCCGATGCCACGGCCAACCCGCTGCGTGGGCTCGGACTGCTGGATGTGCGCATCTACCGTCGCGCGCTGGCCGACGATGAGATGATCCGCCTGCCGTGGCTTGCCCCCTTGGCCGAAGTCCATGCCGCCAAGCCGGACTACCAACGTTGGACCCCCTTCGAGAAGGACGCCGCCCGCGACGCCTACTTCGCTAGGGAGGGCACTGCCGGCGGCAAGGTCAAGGTGCTTAAGGAAGCGATGGCCAAGGCGCAGGCCGAGATGGACGCCTTGTCGGCCAAGACCAAGGTCGTCCACTATCAGGGGGCCAACAAGCCCGAGGAGAGCAAGAAGGTCAGCGACTCCCTGACACAGATGTACGAAGGCACGCTCGGCTCCGGCACCCTGATCTGCCGCGAGAAGCCTACCCCCGCGTTCGCCCACGCCCTCTCGCGTGGCGACTACGGTTCCCGCAGCGAGCGCGTGTATGCGCAGACCCCCTCGTTCCTGCCCCAGCCACCGCAGGGCACCCCGGCGAATCGCCTGGGTCTGGCACAATGGGTGACGATGAAGGACAATCCGCTCACCGCCCGCGTGACGGTCAATCGCGCTTGGAACGAAATTTTCGGCATGCCTCTGGTCGAGTCGACCGACGACTTCGGCATCGTCGGCGAACGCCCCAGCCACCCCGAATTGCTCGACTGGCTGGCGGTGGATTTCCAGGAAGGCGAGGGCAAGGATTCGGCGTGGAAATTCAAGCGTCTCTACCGCCAGTTGGTGATGTCGATGGCCTACCGCCAATCCGCCGTGGTCACGCCGCTGCCCGCAGAGAAGGACCCGCGCAACCGCCTGTGGGCGCACGGCCCGCGCCACCGCGTCGATTCCGAAGTGCTGCGCGACATCGCCCTGCAGTCGGCCGGCCTGCTCAACACCGAGAAGCGCGGCGGGCCCTCGTTCCTCGGCTACCAGCCCGACGGCGTGTGGACCAATTCCTACCCCTCGGACACTCACGTGTATTACCGCCACAAGGGGCCGATGCTCTATCGCCGCAGCTTGTATCAGTTCGTAAAGCGCACGGCGGTCCACCCCGAGCTCGACATCTTCGACGCCACTGACCGTTTGACTTCGTGCGCGCGTCGCAACCGAACCAACACGCCTTTGGCCGCGCTGGCGCTGATGAACGACGTCACCTTTCTCGAAGCAGCCCGCGTGCTCGGCATCCACGCCATGCAGTCATCGCCCGAGCCCAAGGCTCGTCTCGACTTCATGGCCCAGCGCGTCCTGTCGCGTCCGCTTGCGGCAGAAGAAGTAGCCGCATATCTCGCCCGCTTCAACAAAGTGAAGGCGCACCTGACCGAAGAGAATGCGAAGAAGCTACTGGCCCAGGGCGACGCTCCAACTCCAGCGGAACTGCCTCCGGTCGAAGTGGCTTCCTGGATGAGCATCGCCAGCATCCTGCTCAACACCGACGAATTCCTGAACAAGTAG
- a CDS encoding outer membrane protein assembly factor BamB family protein: MILTLGGLATAHAAGWPMQRHDAGRSGATDEPVEAARLAESWTLTMAVPRTAWPKSARWDAFNLISNMLSARIWDACYQACSDGQRLYIASSTEDAVIAVDLTTGKELWRFTCGGPVRIAPSLVGDRLLFGSDDGFAYCLSAAEGKLVWSMNPSPGSRRVIHNERVISPAPVRTGIVVREGTAYFGCGLTTLDKGWICAVDAATGKADGRGRYVREMPGQTIEGPLTLTQSLLIVPRGRLAPLSLDRETGSTHSQMAGSGGPFCVVIEDGQQLRSNDAREGEAALYKSTGEKMTSVGKGSAIAVRGERAYIVVDGHSVQSIDRKTGAMAWSREVPGAGEVIVAADTVLVGGEGVVMAFSCDEGKELWKGKVAGRALGLVAAGGHLIASTDLGHLHAFAPTAPVAAPIAGANDAAHEQTPPPMPKVPVFSSNSLMLRYVFHRTAMAGSDGKPLTGGTKAGVKIIDTCQRTPAVLTSSAAMVAMRGSGEAIVLDGSSYYTATDLGVKKMPSEEISVEAFARINRAQSWGAVIGCLCDDGSDERGWILGVRGPSFAFGLGTAGSKIDYATAPAELFNDGWHHLVGTYDGKMMRLYLDGREVAAMAKTGPITYPDETPVILGAYKDKDECFPVQGSLHEARVWRRCLSPGEISKSYSSKAELFLNGKAANALPPVPRYDEITVGPFTRFLGAGKAEVTWATASAMPNEVRVNGSSGSRVWGEGSGTGHRVVIEGLEWGRVYGIELGGLKDRPFELDTAQDRAYVPPVATTTNTLVAAAVKGSPNGRGMAAVIGAEQMEAAVALAAAGYRTVMIEPDATKASLARATLGSSMLLGDHVAVIAAADLKDATLPTAFAAIVISPAMDATLARRFARPYGGAVWTPGVEDKPVFVRTAPEGSASWTSQYGDAASAHYAGETLRNAAGGDDLTPQWLGEPGPRFQTDRQNRKSSPLAANGRLFLQGFQRLLALDAYSGAVLWGVETPGVARFNVPHGGSNWCCDGEAVYLAHGPVLDVFDGGTGVLSNFLSNPVPELEWGQVMRTRTNPTPQGREILLGSSVRAGAEFTTWWGRGNWYDGTQGDSVKLVMADALFAHDVPLKRNAAPRWLYRGLVVQPSVCSAEGKVFFLERKFSKDPADRKLTLDETGQTSLVALDLESGREVWRNPVEVKGPATAAYVISSRGKVVLELALRNGTFEVSTFDAANGKPLWAAPPVKWEADHHGKHISRIGTQGELLYLRPRIFNLESGEVVKTGFPAGHTCGSYSLASNFMVGRMGELILWNAKQATETRLSRFRQDCWIGAIPACGMLLVPETGGGCSCGGWMETSLGLIPKITAADFP, from the coding sequence GTGATTCTGACTCTCGGAGGATTGGCAACGGCTCATGCCGCGGGGTGGCCGATGCAGCGGCATGATGCAGGCCGTTCGGGCGCGACGGATGAACCCGTCGAGGCGGCGCGCCTGGCCGAGTCATGGACGCTCACGATGGCCGTGCCGCGAACCGCCTGGCCGAAATCTGCGCGGTGGGATGCCTTCAATCTGATCTCGAACATGCTCTCGGCGCGCATCTGGGACGCGTGTTACCAAGCGTGCTCGGATGGGCAACGGCTTTACATCGCCTCCTCTACCGAGGACGCGGTGATCGCCGTGGATCTCACCACCGGCAAGGAGCTGTGGCGGTTCACCTGCGGCGGGCCGGTGCGGATCGCGCCTTCGTTAGTGGGCGACCGCTTGCTTTTCGGCTCCGACGATGGCTTCGCCTACTGCCTCTCCGCCGCGGAGGGCAAGTTAGTTTGGTCGATGAATCCCTCACCCGGATCGCGGCGGGTGATTCACAATGAAAGGGTGATCTCGCCCGCGCCCGTTCGCACCGGGATCGTCGTGCGCGAGGGAACCGCCTATTTCGGCTGCGGTCTGACCACTTTGGACAAGGGTTGGATCTGCGCCGTGGATGCCGCCACCGGCAAGGCGGACGGTCGGGGCCGCTACGTCCGGGAGATGCCAGGACAGACCATCGAAGGTCCGCTGACGCTCACGCAGAGCCTGCTGATCGTGCCGCGTGGACGCCTCGCTCCACTTTCGCTCGATCGTGAAACGGGATCGACGCATTCGCAGATGGCAGGCAGCGGCGGACCCTTTTGCGTGGTGATAGAGGACGGCCAGCAATTGCGCTCGAATGATGCGCGGGAGGGCGAGGCGGCGCTTTATAAATCCACCGGCGAGAAGATGACGTCGGTGGGCAAGGGCTCGGCCATCGCTGTGCGCGGCGAGCGCGCTTACATCGTGGTGGATGGCCACTCGGTACAGTCGATCGACCGGAAGACCGGCGCGATGGCGTGGAGCCGTGAGGTCCCCGGCGCGGGCGAGGTGATCGTTGCGGCGGACACTGTCCTCGTCGGAGGCGAGGGCGTCGTCATGGCCTTCTCCTGTGACGAGGGGAAAGAGCTTTGGAAAGGCAAGGTCGCAGGCCGGGCCCTCGGGCTGGTAGCGGCGGGCGGGCACCTCATCGCATCCACCGACCTCGGACACCTGCATGCCTTCGCTCCCACCGCTCCCGTAGCGGCCCCGATCGCCGGAGCCAATGACGCGGCGCATGAGCAGACACCTCCGCCGATGCCGAAGGTGCCGGTGTTCTCCTCCAACAGCCTGATGCTCCGCTACGTCTTCCATCGTACTGCGATGGCGGGGAGCGATGGCAAGCCCCTCACCGGCGGGACGAAGGCCGGAGTGAAGATCATCGACACCTGCCAGAGGACGCCCGCCGTGCTCACCAGCTCCGCGGCGATGGTGGCCATGCGGGGCAGCGGCGAGGCGATCGTGCTCGATGGCAGCAGCTACTACACCGCCACCGATCTCGGCGTGAAGAAGATGCCGTCCGAAGAGATCAGCGTCGAGGCTTTCGCCCGCATCAACCGCGCGCAGAGCTGGGGTGCGGTGATCGGTTGCCTCTGCGACGATGGCAGCGACGAGCGCGGCTGGATTCTCGGCGTGCGCGGGCCGTCGTTCGCCTTTGGCCTTGGCACCGCGGGCAGCAAGATCGACTACGCCACGGCACCTGCCGAGTTATTCAACGACGGCTGGCACCACCTCGTCGGCACCTACGATGGGAAGATGATGCGCCTTTACCTCGATGGCCGTGAGGTGGCCGCGATGGCGAAGACCGGACCGATCACCTATCCCGATGAAACGCCGGTAATCCTAGGCGCCTACAAGGACAAGGACGAATGCTTCCCGGTGCAGGGATCGCTGCACGAGGCCCGCGTCTGGCGGCGGTGCCTGTCACCTGGTGAGATTTCCAAATCCTACTCCAGCAAGGCCGAGTTGTTCCTGAATGGAAAGGCGGCGAACGCTCTGCCGCCGGTGCCGCGTTACGATGAGATCACCGTCGGTCCGTTCACGCGTTTCCTGGGCGCCGGCAAGGCCGAGGTCACCTGGGCGACGGCGAGCGCGATGCCGAATGAAGTGCGGGTCAACGGCTCGTCCGGCAGCCGGGTGTGGGGGGAGGGCAGCGGTACCGGTCACCGCGTTGTCATCGAGGGGCTGGAATGGGGTCGGGTATATGGCATCGAGCTCGGTGGTCTGAAGGACCGTCCCTTTGAATTGGATACCGCCCAGGACCGCGCGTATGTCCCGCCGGTTGCCACCACGACGAACACCCTCGTTGCCGCCGCAGTGAAGGGCAGCCCGAATGGCCGCGGCATGGCGGCGGTGATCGGGGCGGAACAGATGGAGGCGGCGGTCGCCCTCGCGGCGGCCGGCTATCGGACGGTGATGATCGAGCCGGACGCGACGAAGGCCTCGCTCGCGCGCGCCACCCTCGGCTCCAGCATGCTGTTAGGAGATCACGTCGCGGTCATCGCGGCGGCGGATCTGAAGGATGCGACGCTGCCCACGGCCTTCGCGGCGATTGTGATTTCTCCTGCGATGGACGCCACGCTCGCACGTCGATTCGCACGACCCTACGGCGGCGCGGTGTGGACGCCCGGCGTCGAGGACAAGCCCGTTTTTGTCCGCACCGCACCGGAGGGTTCCGCGAGCTGGACCAGCCAGTATGGAGATGCCGCCTCAGCGCATTACGCCGGTGAAACCCTGCGGAATGCCGCGGGGGGCGATGATCTCACGCCGCAGTGGCTCGGCGAACCCGGCCCGCGGTTCCAGACGGACCGGCAGAACCGGAAGTCCTCGCCGCTGGCGGCGAACGGGCGGCTTTTCCTCCAGGGCTTCCAGCGGCTCCTCGCGCTCGATGCTTATTCCGGCGCGGTACTGTGGGGCGTGGAGACCCCGGGCGTAGCAAGATTCAATGTTCCGCATGGCGGGTCGAACTGGTGCTGCGATGGCGAGGCGGTGTATCTCGCCCATGGCCCCGTGCTCGATGTCTTTGATGGTGGCACCGGTGTGCTGTCGAACTTCCTCTCCAATCCAGTGCCGGAGCTGGAGTGGGGCCAAGTAATGCGGACCCGCACAAATCCCACCCCGCAGGGCCGGGAAATCCTGCTCGGCAGCTCGGTGCGCGCCGGGGCGGAATTCACCACTTGGTGGGGCAGAGGGAATTGGTATGATGGCACGCAGGGCGATTCGGTGAAGCTCGTGATGGCGGACGCGCTCTTCGCCCATGACGTACCGCTGAAGCGGAATGCCGCGCCGCGATGGCTCTACCGCGGACTGGTCGTCCAGCCGAGCGTCTGCAGCGCGGAGGGCAAGGTCTTCTTCCTGGAGCGGAAGTTCTCCAAGGATCCCGCTGATCGGAAGCTGACCCTCGATGAGACCGGCCAGACCTCGTTGGTGGCGCTGGATCTGGAGAGCGGCCGCGAGGTGTGGCGGAATCCGGTGGAGGTGAAAGGCCCGGCCACTGCCGCCTACGTGATTTCCTCGCGAGGCAAGGTGGTCCTCGAACTCGCATTGAGGAACGGCACCTTCGAAGTCAGCACCTTCGATGCCGCCAATGGCAAGCCGCTGTGGGCGGCCCCGCCGGTGAAGTGGGAGGCCGACCATCATGGCAAGCACATCTCGCGGATCGGCACCCAGGGCGAGCTGCTCTACCTGCGCCCGCGCATCTTCAATCTGGAAAGCGGCGAGGTGGTAAAGACCGGTTTCCCTGCGGGCCACACCTGCGGATCCTATTCGCTCGCGTCCAATTTCATGGTCGGCCGCATGGGAGAGCTGATCCTGTGGAACGCGAAGCAGGCGACTGAAACGCGGCTCTCACGATTCCGCCAGGACTGCTGGATCGGCGCCATCCCCGCATGCGGGATGTTGCTGGTGCCCGAGACCGGCGGCGGCTGTTCCTGCGGTGGATGGATGGAAACCAGCCTCGGCCTGATTCCGAAGATCACCGCGGCGGACTTTCCCTGA
- a CDS encoding substrate-binding domain-containing protein, with amino-acid sequence MSKNPMVKWIVSSVLIAGVLASGLVWLSRGGHSNGTGTSAGKELQVFCAAGMKAPLEELALQYERAYGTKVNLQYGGSGSLLATIESTNQGDLYIPAELAYATKARDKKLGMEVIELASMKPVLAVAKGNPKHIRGWQDLLQRSELNLGLCHRETAAIGSLVQFVAKQRNEWEGLLKASDVTKNTVSELAIDLKAGALDATFLWDQTVASMEGLEVLPCPELGTRPVSVPAVVLASSSSPKSTLHFARWIASPEHGAPVFRRHHFAATGGDAWQESPEMTIYAGSVNRPAVERILNSFCDREGAQVRTVFNGCGVLCASMQALANQPGGTAPDAYYACDVCFVPPVADLFPEAVRLTETDLVIAVPNGNPAGIRSLADLSKPGLRLGVCDVEQSALGFLTDRLLDRSALKKAVAGRVVARAPTGDLLVNQLRAGSLDAAVVYRANVATLGHAIDAIAIDHPAAKAVQPFAVGDKSKNKQLANRLLETLRAGKEDFIAAGFRPLELEEPVASKSFTAPGFEKN; translated from the coding sequence ATGTCGAAGAACCCGATGGTGAAATGGATCGTCAGCTCCGTGCTGATCGCCGGAGTGCTGGCCAGCGGGCTCGTCTGGCTCAGCCGCGGCGGTCACTCCAACGGCACGGGCACGTCTGCGGGCAAGGAGCTGCAAGTCTTCTGCGCGGCAGGCATGAAGGCTCCGCTGGAGGAACTGGCGCTGCAATACGAGCGCGCCTATGGCACGAAAGTGAATCTCCAATACGGCGGCAGCGGCTCACTGCTGGCAACCATCGAGAGCACGAACCAGGGCGATCTCTACATCCCCGCGGAACTCGCGTATGCGACGAAGGCCCGCGACAAGAAACTCGGCATGGAAGTGATCGAGCTGGCGTCCATGAAGCCGGTGCTGGCCGTGGCGAAAGGGAATCCCAAGCACATCCGCGGTTGGCAGGATCTGCTCCAGCGCAGCGAACTCAACCTCGGCCTGTGCCACCGGGAAACCGCCGCGATCGGCAGCCTCGTCCAATTCGTGGCGAAGCAGCGCAACGAATGGGAAGGCCTTCTAAAAGCATCCGACGTCACCAAGAACACCGTCTCCGAACTCGCCATCGACCTGAAGGCCGGTGCGCTGGACGCGACCTTCCTCTGGGATCAGACCGTGGCGAGCATGGAGGGCCTCGAAGTCCTGCCCTGCCCGGAACTCGGGACCCGTCCGGTGAGCGTCCCGGCCGTGGTGCTTGCGTCATCCTCTTCGCCGAAAAGCACCCTTCACTTCGCCCGCTGGATCGCCTCGCCCGAACACGGCGCGCCGGTTTTCCGCCGGCATCATTTCGCGGCGACCGGGGGCGATGCCTGGCAGGAGTCCCCGGAAATGACGATCTACGCGGGCTCGGTGAACCGCCCGGCGGTCGAGCGGATTCTGAACTCGTTTTGTGACCGAGAGGGCGCACAAGTCCGCACCGTTTTCAATGGCTGCGGCGTGCTGTGTGCCTCGATGCAGGCGCTCGCCAACCAACCGGGCGGCACTGCCCCCGATGCCTACTACGCATGCGATGTCTGCTTCGTCCCGCCGGTGGCCGACCTCTTCCCGGAAGCCGTCCGCCTGACGGAAACCGATCTGGTGATCGCCGTGCCGAATGGCAATCCGGCGGGCATCCGCTCGCTGGCCGATCTCTCCAAGCCAGGCCTGCGACTCGGCGTCTGCGATGTCGAACAATCCGCCCTCGGTTTCCTCACCGATCGTCTGCTCGATCGCTCGGCGTTGAAGAAGGCCGTCGCCGGACGGGTGGTCGCACGCGCCCCGACCGGCGATCTGCTGGTCAACCAGCTCCGCGCCGGGTCGCTCGATGCCGCCGTGGTCTATCGGGCGAATGTGGCCACGCTCGGCCATGCGATCGATGCCATTGCGATCGACCATCCGGCAGCGAAAGCCGTTCAGCCGTTCGCGGTGGGGGACAAGTCGAAGAACAAGCAGCTCGCCAACCGTCTCTTGGAAACCCTGCGTGCGGGCAAGGAGGACTTCATCGCCGCCGGCTTCCGCCCGCTGGAGCTGGAAGAACCAGTCGCCTCGAAATCCTTCACCGCGCCCGGTTTCGAGAAGAACTAG